The sequence TTTCGTGTTCGGTTTTGATGAAGAAGGTAAAACGATTACTGTTGATCTTGCAAAAGAATCACATATCTCAGTTTTCGGACCAACAGCTTCGGGTAAAAGTGTACTCTTGAGTAATTTAATGCTTTCATTGACAAACTACAATTCACCTTCGCAGGTATCGGTTATACTTTTCGATATTAGACGCTCAACTTATAGCTCTGCATTTTCCTCCATGCCGCACGTGATAAACTACGCAACCGATGTTGAAAGCATTGCTGAGTCGTTGAAAAACTTAGCTAGTATTGTAACGAAGCGCTTGGAAATTCTTGCTGATAACGGATTCATTAGTTGGGATCAGTTCCGCTCACAGTTGAAACGTGAATCATATAACGATGTAGACTATTCTAACATTTTTGTTGTATTTGATGAATTGACGAGCACTATCGCTGAAGCTAAGGCTTCCAGCAAAGAATTATATGACTCAGTTAATGCCAGTCTCTCTTCTATCGCAAGAACCGGGCATAACGCAGGAATTAGGCTCATTTCATCCTCGCAAAAAACGTCTAGTGATGCTATTCCGAAAAACATTGTAATGAACTCTAGTTTCAAACTAGCTTTCAAGCCTGATGAAAGGGATTATAGTGTCCTAGGTGCCAATAAAAATAATCTACCAGTCTTAACAGAAGCTGGACAGTGCCTGTATATTTCCAGTGGAATGGCATCCGCATCTACCGCACACACAGTTCCACCTTATCTGCAAGGTGCAGCATTTACAGGACACTTGAAATTAGCTGCTGAACACTGGAAGGCTAAACAAAATATTACTAAACCTGCTGAAGTTGTTGTCGAGAATGAAGAAGACTTCGGTGTAACTTGGAAGAAGTTCCTCAGCAGTAATTAATTGTGAAATTACCTTTCAATAAGGAGGTGAACGCATCATGAAAGACTTAACAAAACCTCTTAAAAAGATACCTGATGTATTTCTAGAGTGGACTCTCCGTTATCCTGGGGATCCTGATCGTGGACCCTACGATCCTTATGGTGGTGGGGACGACGAAGATGATGATTGGGATGATGAAGAAGACGGAGGATCATTTACATATACACCAACTCCGGCTGCACCTCCACCTGTTAGAAGTCCCGAAGAAGAAAAGGCACGATTAGAAAAGCTCTTTGGGTATACTGAGAAACCGGCAGTTACGCCATCATACTCAAACCCTGGATATTCCACATACTCGACTCCAGAAAAACGTGAATGGCATCATGTAGTTTTAGACTTCGCTAAGGCACCGTTTATGTTCTTTTACGATATTCTGCGGGATTGTACTCAGCGGACTAAAGCTGATTTCGAAGTATTTTTCCATAAATTATTCGTATTCAGCTGTATATTCTTCGGACTTGCTCTGGTATGCTCGTTTGCTTTCAAAAATGCGTCACTTCCTATTAAGGAGACAATTGTTGTCTCCTTACTTTTCATTGTAGTGTCAAGATTAACTTTAGTATGGTATTACAAGATCGGCAAGAATGACACAATCGAGGAAGTTACATCCGAACCTGGAATACCAACTGTAAGTATCCCTACTAGTTCTGCCGTTGGTGTACCTGGTCAAGTACAAGCGGTAAGTGCGCCTGTTATTATCTCAGGTGATGACAATGACGATGATGAGGAAGACGATGAGTATTATGACGAAGACGATGAGTACGATGAGGAAGATGACGACTTCGATGAGGATAA is a genomic window of Paenibacillus pabuli containing:
- a CDS encoding FtsK/SpoIIIE domain-containing protein yields the protein MSGTIPFVFGFDEEGKTITVDLAKESHISVFGPTASGKSVLLSNLMLSLTNYNSPSQVSVILFDIRRSTYSSAFSSMPHVINYATDVESIAESLKNLASIVTKRLEILADNGFISWDQFRSQLKRESYNDVDYSNIFVVFDELTSTIAEAKASSKELYDSVNASLSSIARTGHNAGIRLISSSQKTSSDAIPKNIVMNSSFKLAFKPDERDYSVLGANKNNLPVLTEAGQCLYISSGMASASTAHTVPPYLQGAAFTGHLKLAAEHWKAKQNITKPAEVVVENEEDFGVTWKKFLSSN